The Candidatus Angelobacter sp. DNA window CTGAACTCACTTCCCAGGCCTGCCTGGCTCGATACTTCAATCCAGCCCCGATGCAGCCGGGTGATGCCATAGACAGTTGCCAGACCGAGGCCGGTCCCCTTGCCGATCTCCTTGGTGGTGAAAAACGGATCAAAAATCCGGCTCAACACCTTCTCGTCCATGCCGACGCCTGTGTCTGCGACGCTCAGGCAAACAAACCGCCCTACGGAAGCTTCCGGGTTTCTTTGAACGTATGGGGCGTCCACATCCACCAGGGACGTGCGAATCAGAAGCCGGCCGCCGCGCGGCATGGCATCTCGCGCGTTGATGGCCAGGTTCATCACGACTTGCTCGACCATCCCCGCGTCGGCGTGAATCGACGGCAGTTTTTCTCCGCACTCAAGTATCAACGCGATGTCTTCGCCGAGGGTGCGTTCGAGCAGCGAAACGACTTTGCGCAGAACTTCGTTCAGATCCAGCGGCTGCTGCTGCATCACCTGCCTCCGGCTGAACGTCAACAACTGGCGAGTGAGGTCGGCCGCGCGGTCCGCCGCGGAAGAAATCTTCTTCAGTGGCTCACGCAGTTCCGCGACCCCGCCGCCTTTCGTCAGCAGAAGATCAGTGTGCCCTTTGATGATCGTCAGTATGTTGTTGAAATCGTGCGCCACGCCGGCGGCAAGCTGTCCGATGGACTCCATCCGTTGTGATTGTCTCAACTGCGCCTCAAGGTTGCGCCGGTCTGTGATGTCCTCGGCGCTGCCCTCGAAGTACGATATGCGACCCTCGCGGTCCCGAACGGCGCGGATGTTCTCCTCGACCCAGATAGGAGAGCCGTCACGCCGGCGCAACTGCGCTTCATAGCGCCGTACCGTGTTGTCTCTGCCGATCAGCGACTGCCATCGTTCGCGGTCTGCGGGTTCCACATACAGATCAACCGCGTTGACGGCGAGGAGAGCGTCGCGGTCCGGATACCCAAGCATCTGGACCATGGCCGGGTTGGCGTCCACGATCCTCCCTTCGCTTGTGGTTTTACAGAGGCCGATCGGAACGTGATTAAAAAGCGCCACGTAACGGTTTTCGG harbors:
- a CDS encoding response regulator, which codes for MSIKISDDGPSTENPLRILLVDDNPEDRTLAARELRRNLSHLKVEQIIDAKSFSKALEAEECDLVITDFQLRWTDGLTVLRAVKTRWPGCPVIMFTGTGSEEIAVEAMKAGLDDYVLKVSRHYARLPGAAKLAIERAAQWRALREAENRYVALFNHVPIGLCKTTSEGRIVDANPAMVQMLGYPDRDALLAVNAVDLYVEPADRERWQSLIGRDNTVRRYEAQLRRRDGSPIWVEENIRAVRDREGRISYFEGSAEDITDRRNLEAQLRQSQRMESIGQLAAGVAHDFNNILTIIKGHTDLLLTKGGGVAELREPLKKISSAADRAADLTRQLLTFSRRQVMQQQPLDLNEVLRKVVSLLERTLGEDIALILECGEKLPSIHADAGMVEQVVMNLAINARDAMPRGGRLLIRTSLVDVDAPYVQRNPEASVGRFVCLSVADTGVGMDEKVLSRIFDPFFTTKEIGKGTGLGLATVYGITRLHRGWIEVSSQAGLGSEFRVFLPATELPAETVVNVPEAGSGEEIRGGNETILIVEDEAELRLLGRQILEYYGYHVLEATTGAEALKLWPEHAQEIDLLLTDMRMPEGITGWELAEKLRAEKPRLKIICTSGYSEELNEENLGMSQGVRFLQKPFRPRTLALTVRECFDT